Proteins co-encoded in one Amphritea atlantica genomic window:
- a CDS encoding FKBP-type peptidyl-prolyl cis-trans isomerase encodes MKKTLVAVAVASIVLVGCGPDKDDKAVAEVEKPYTLETDEQKLGYSLGLMLGERLKADVEELDVDALRRAVETVYSGGEPLLKPEEVEATMMAFQTKKMEEKQAEFTKLADENLKKGEAFLVENGKKEGVVTTESGLQYEELTAGEGASPKPEDTVKVHYRGSLISGTDFDSSYSRGEPVSFPLNGVIPGWTEGLQLMKVGGKARLVLPAALAYGPGGMGDAIGPNETLVFEVELLDINPSE; translated from the coding sequence GTGGCCGTGGCCGTAGCAAGTATTGTTTTGGTGGGATGTGGCCCTGACAAAGATGATAAAGCCGTAGCAGAGGTGGAAAAACCGTATACCCTGGAGACGGATGAGCAGAAGCTGGGTTACAGTCTCGGCCTGATGCTGGGTGAGCGACTGAAGGCGGATGTTGAAGAGCTCGACGTTGATGCCTTGCGGCGCGCAGTAGAAACCGTTTATTCGGGTGGTGAGCCGCTGCTGAAACCGGAAGAGGTTGAAGCAACCATGATGGCCTTCCAGACTAAAAAGATGGAAGAGAAGCAAGCTGAGTTCACTAAGCTTGCCGATGAAAATTTAAAGAAAGGTGAAGCGTTCCTCGTTGAAAATGGCAAAAAAGAGGGTGTTGTTACCACCGAATCAGGACTTCAGTATGAGGAACTGACCGCCGGTGAGGGTGCCAGTCCTAAGCCTGAAGATACCGTTAAAGTACATTATCGTGGCTCGCTGATTAGCGGTACCGATTTCGATAGCTCTTACAGCCGTGGAGAGCCGGTTTCTTTCCCTCTGAACGGTGTGATTCCGGGCTGGACTGAGGGACTTCAGTTGATGAAGGTGGGCGGTAAAGCTCGCCTTGTTCTTCCAGCTGCACTGGCATATGGACCTGGTGGAATGGGCGACGCGATCGGACCAAATGAAACGCTGGTGTTTGAGGTTGAGCTGCTGGATATTAACCCATCTGAGTAA
- a CDS encoding amino acid ABC transporter substrate-binding protein, with translation MKRTLISAAVLMVAMTGTAMAGTLETVKERGALQCGVTSGVPGFSVPDDKGNWKGLDVDVCRSVAAAVLGDATKVKFIPLNAKERFTALVSGEVDVLSRVTTWTQTRDTQLGINFAGVNYYDGQGFLVKKELGLTSVKDLDGATVCVQSGTTTELNMADYFRTHGISYTPVVFDTNDQAAQAFDSGRCDSFTTDLSQAAGLRTRMQDPSAVGALPEVISKEPLGPVVRQGDDTWFNIVKWSFNAMLNAEELGLTSANVDKMKAESTDPNVKRLLGLDGPKGKGLDLADDWAYQIVKQVGNYGESYERNVGKDSPLGLDRGLNALWSEGGLQYAPPMR, from the coding sequence ATGAAGAGAACCCTGATTTCTGCTGCCGTCCTGATGGTTGCAATGACAGGTACAGCAATGGCTGGTACTTTGGAAACCGTGAAGGAACGTGGCGCACTTCAGTGTGGTGTAACGAGTGGTGTGCCCGGTTTCTCAGTGCCTGATGATAAAGGTAACTGGAAAGGCCTGGACGTCGATGTGTGCCGGTCTGTGGCTGCCGCAGTGCTGGGCGATGCGACAAAAGTTAAATTTATTCCACTGAATGCGAAAGAACGTTTTACGGCGCTGGTGTCTGGGGAAGTTGATGTACTGTCCCGTGTGACCACCTGGACACAAACCCGTGATACACAGCTGGGTATCAACTTTGCCGGTGTTAACTACTACGATGGTCAGGGCTTTCTGGTGAAGAAAGAACTGGGCCTGACGAGTGTTAAGGATCTGGATGGTGCGACCGTCTGTGTTCAGTCCGGTACGACTACGGAGCTGAATATGGCGGATTACTTCCGGACCCACGGGATCTCCTATACTCCGGTTGTATTCGACACCAATGATCAGGCGGCTCAGGCATTTGATTCCGGCCGTTGTGACTCATTTACAACCGACCTGTCGCAGGCGGCAGGCCTGCGTACCCGGATGCAGGATCCATCTGCAGTGGGCGCACTGCCAGAGGTTATCTCCAAAGAGCCACTGGGACCCGTTGTCCGTCAGGGCGATGATACCTGGTTTAATATCGTCAAATGGTCTTTCAATGCGATGCTCAACGCCGAGGAGCTGGGGCTGACGTCGGCTAACGTCGATAAGATGAAGGCGGAAAGTACCGATCCTAACGTTAAGCGTCTGCTGGGTCTGGACGGGCCTAAAGGTAAAGGCCTGGATCTGGCGGATGACTGGGCTTACCAGATCGTTAAGCAGGTGGGTAACTATGGTGAATCTTACGAGCGTAACGTCGGTAAAGACTCGCCACTGGGGCTGGATCGCGGCTTGAACGCTTTGTGGAGCGAGGGTGGTCTGCAGTACGCTCCACCTATGCGTTAA